In Campylobacter sp. RM16189, a genomic segment contains:
- the recA gene encoding recombinase RecA: MAAEKEDKKKVGSAELDADKKKALELALKQIDKSFGKGTVVRLGDREIEPIDSISTGSLGLDLALGIGGVPKGRIVEIYGPESSGKTTLTLHIIAEAQKAGGVCAFVDAEHALDVKYAANLGVDTDNLYISQPDYGEQALDIVETLARSGAIDLIVVDSVAALTPKNEIEGDMGDQHVGLQARLMSQALRKLTGILHKMNTTVIFINQIRMKIGAMGYGTPETTTGGNALKFYASVRIDVRKIATLKQNEEPIGNRTKVKVAKNKVAPPFKVAEFDIMFGEGISKEGEIIDYGVKLDIVDKSGAWFSYKANKLGQGRENAKAYLKEHPEVAEEIVATIKGSMGVDHIIGSSKDDDDASETGDE; encoded by the coding sequence ATGGCGGCAGAAAAAGAGGATAAGAAAAAAGTAGGATCGGCTGAACTTGATGCTGATAAGAAAAAAGCGCTAGAGCTAGCCTTAAAACAGATTGATAAGTCATTTGGTAAAGGCACGGTTGTCAGGCTTGGAGATAGAGAGATAGAGCCGATAGATAGCATCTCTACGGGCTCGCTAGGACTTGATTTGGCGCTTGGAATAGGTGGAGTTCCAAAGGGAAGAATTGTAGAAATTTATGGACCTGAAAGCTCGGGAAAGACTACTTTAACCCTTCATATCATTGCGGAGGCTCAAAAGGCCGGCGGAGTATGCGCCTTTGTTGATGCCGAGCACGCTCTTGATGTAAAATATGCCGCAAATTTAGGTGTAGATACGGATAATCTTTATATTTCTCAGCCAGATTACGGCGAACAAGCACTTGATATCGTAGAGACTTTGGCCAGAAGCGGAGCTATTGATTTAATAGTTGTTGATAGTGTTGCTGCTCTAACTCCTAAAAACGAGATAGAAGGGGATATGGGCGATCAGCACGTAGGTCTTCAGGCTCGTTTGATGTCTCAAGCTCTTAGAAAGCTCACCGGAATTTTACACAAGATGAATACAACTGTAATATTCATCAATCAAATTCGTATGAAAATCGGTGCTATGGGATACGGCACACCTGAGACTACTACGGGTGGAAATGCGCTTAAATTTTATGCCTCCGTTAGAATAGATGTTCGTAAAATCGCTACTTTAAAGCAAAACGAAGAGCCTATAGGAAACCGCACTAAGGTAAAAGTAGCAAAAAACAAAGTCGCTCCTCCATTTAAAGTGGCTGAATTTGACATTATGTTTGGCGAGGGAATTAGCAAAGAAGGCGAGATAATAGACTACGGCGTGAAGCTTGATATCGTAGATAAAAGCGGCGCTTGGTTTAGCTATAAGGCAAATAAACTCGGTCAAGGTAGAGAAAATGCCAAAGCTTATTTAAAAGAGCATCCTGAAGTGGCCGAAGAGATCGTAGCCACGATAAAAGGCTCAATGGGTGTTGATCATATCATAGGAAGTTCAAAAGATGACGACGATGCGTCAGAAACAGGAGATGAATAA
- the eno gene encoding phosphopyruvate hydratase encodes MVFIEDVMAIEVLDSRGNPTVRATVCLSDGTVASATVPSGASTGKREALELRDKDKRYCGKGVLKAVSNVNEAIAEAIIGLDAYDQKSIDEEMKRLDGTHNYSNLGANAVLGVSMAVARAAAKSLNIPLYRYLGGVNASVLPVPMFNIINGGAHANNSVDFQEFMVMPFGFETFSDALRAATEIYHELKAILNAGGHSTAVGDEGGFAPNLKDNEEPIAIIMEAIKKAGYTAGEQIKLALDVAASELYKDGKYELEGKKFSSEELIEYYAKLCDKYPIFSIEDGLSEDDWDGWAKLTAKLGSKVQLVGDDLFVTNEKILREGIQKGVANAILIKPNQIGSVSETMQTIRLAQRKGYRCVMSHRSGESEDSFIADFAVAMNTGQIKTGATSRSERNAKYNRLLEIELETDEFLGNEI; translated from the coding sequence ATGGTTTTTATAGAGGATGTAATGGCGATAGAGGTTCTTGACAGTAGAGGCAATCCGACTGTGCGCGCAACTGTGTGCTTAAGCGACGGCACAGTAGCAAGTGCAACTGTTCCAAGCGGAGCAAGCACCGGCAAACGTGAGGCTTTAGAGCTTAGAGATAAAGATAAGCGCTACTGCGGTAAGGGCGTGCTAAAAGCGGTTAGCAACGTAAACGAAGCTATCGCAGAGGCTATCATCGGACTTGACGCTTACGATCAAAAATCTATCGATGAAGAGATGAAAAGGCTTGATGGCACTCACAACTACTCAAATTTAGGTGCAAATGCCGTTCTTGGCGTATCTATGGCGGTTGCTCGAGCAGCTGCAAAAAGCCTAAATATACCGCTTTATCGCTATCTTGGCGGAGTAAACGCAAGTGTGCTTCCTGTGCCGATGTTTAACATTATAAACGGCGGAGCTCATGCGAACAATAGCGTGGATTTTCAAGAATTTATGGTGATGCCGTTTGGATTTGAGACCTTTAGCGATGCGCTAAGAGCGGCCACTGAAATTTATCACGAACTAAAGGCTATCTTAAACGCCGGCGGACATAGTACGGCAGTGGGCGATGAGGGTGGATTTGCTCCAAATTTAAAGGATAACGAAGAGCCGATCGCTATCATTATGGAGGCGATCAAAAAAGCTGGCTACACCGCAGGAGAGCAGATAAAGCTAGCTCTTGACGTGGCTGCAAGCGAGCTTTATAAAGACGGCAAATACGAGCTTGAGGGCAAAAAATTTAGCTCTGAAGAGCTTATAGAATACTACGCAAAACTTTGCGATAAGTATCCGATATTTTCTATCGAAGACGGACTTAGCGAGGATGACTGGGACGGCTGGGCGAAGCTTACGGCTAAGCTTGGAAGCAAGGTTCAGCTAGTTGGCGACGATCTTTTTGTAACCAATGAGAAAATTTTAAGAGAGGGCATACAAAAAGGCGTTGCAAACGCGATCTTGATCAAGCCAAACCAAATCGGAAGCGTAAGCGAAACGATGCAGACAATCCGCCTAGCGCAACGCAAAGGTTATCGCTGCGTGATGAGCCATAGAAGCGGTGAGAGCGAAGATAGCTTTATAGCTGATTTTGCCGTAGCGATGAATACGGGTCAGATAAAAACGGGCGCAACTTCAAGAAGCGAAAGAAACGCTAAATACAACCGCTTGCTTGAGATCGAGCTTGAGACGGATGAATTTTTAGGAAATGAAATTTGA
- a CDS encoding septum formation initiator, whose translation MSEILKEYDENEIRRSYSFKNFLRLFIITIIVILFGVYIGNMVFGKRSLDVMLNLQDQRERLKKDVEILKKYNAELQKTYFELKDLEP comes from the coding sequence TTGAGTGAAATTTTAAAGGAGTATGACGAAAATGAGATAAGGAGATCATACTCTTTTAAAAATTTCTTAAGACTATTTATAATAACCATCATTGTCATATTGTTTGGTGTATATATTGGAAATATGGTATTTGGTAAGCGCTCTTTGGATGTGATGTTAAATTTGCAAGATCAAAGAGAGCGGCTCAAAAAAGATGTTGAAATTTTAAAAAAATATAATGCAGAGCTTCAAAAGACATATTTTGAACTGAAAGACCTTGAACCTTAA
- a CDS encoding AMIN domain-containing protein codes for MRKIWFLILFLCFCFGRENPFVPVGKLNTNIVTTNIVETLSPFDKQHIKFPSDTKEFISLTLKYKNLDGSVREKIIDVNKSIDWQDEFVLTRVATPSVVTKTDVSVTKDEAKIAIKAIKKDENATLKKEIKKEIKVDENLTKKEPLKDVVIIPVEDIKQTPIKTINFRKMTLEVDLMQIKFLTSEKKIRDFKIDRDKKIVIDFSNSLNFYTKTFKLDCGAFKSITFGAHDKFYRATINLDQKYNYTIENIENGYILKVNK; via the coding sequence ATGAGAAAAATTTGGTTTTTGATACTATTTTTATGTTTTTGTTTTGGTAGAGAAAATCCTTTTGTTCCAGTGGGTAAACTAAATACAAATATCGTGACCACTAATATAGTAGAGACTCTATCTCCTTTTGATAAGCAACATATTAAATTCCCAAGCGATACTAAAGAGTTTATATCACTTACTTTAAAATATAAAAATTTAGATGGCAGTGTAAGAGAAAAGATTATAGATGTAAACAAAAGCATAGATTGGCAAGATGAGTTTGTTTTGACTAGAGTTGCTACGCCGTCAGTGGTTACAAAAACTGATGTATCGGTTACAAAAGATGAAGCAAAGATAGCTATAAAAGCCATAAAAAAAGATGAAAATGCAACTCTCAAAAAGGAGATTAAAAAAGAGATTAAAGTAGATGAAAATTTAACCAAGAAAGAGCCATTAAAAGATGTTGTAATAATACCGGTTGAAGATATCAAGCAGACTCCGATTAAGACTATAAATTTTAGAAAAATGACTCTTGAGGTTGATTTGATGCAAATTAAGTTTTTGACCTCTGAGAAAAAAATTAGAGATTTTAAAATAGATAGAGATAAGAAAATAGTAATAGACTTTAGCAATTCTTTAAATTTTTACACAAAGACATTCAAGCTTGATTGCGGAGCGTTTAAAAGCATAACCTTTGGTGCTCATGATAAATTTTATAGAGCAACTATAAATCTTGATCAAAAATACAACTATACTATTGAAAATATAGAAAACGGGTATATTTTAAAAGTTAACAAATAG
- a CDS encoding multiheme c-type cytochrome, with amino-acid sequence MCAVPNLAASDKHEEPFVQGETFQNDGVSPRTLEDYVGHEKEYWEYLKKNHPVFKYEKDGRLVGKYGLSDRVEEFIEINQGPAYAKENNMEHTAVTYRLGMESFLDFPNKFVGHKKCGECHPAQYMQWERSRHAKTVRWPEELDEVGGDVKKGLPGALPTTPILTTGIEPDDIFAIIGTPRTKYGFLDKWLVRGTYHVEDGKLSDLTGKLVAGGNQYSVLWAKFLTPEMAKKIAEFSPGFPTKMEDFGKSGSHMWGMNSYGASNRKNFKFQPASAYCEICHTFKFDFKTKDEFYAALGDSKKLREHTITKGISCEECHGAGAHLYGARGAGMPSNCERCHQRFAWHKADAEKNPRKQFNAYFKSSCPSCGTEGAQMFSSAHYDEGMRCSTCHDPHEVTANDWKDGYTLTGLKKTCEDCHEVQKSFFKQGGIHAKDNCTGCHMPNMMSCENFAAVQNPDKAGFDNVRAAHIWNIMVDKDRKSINPPEGKPRDPMTVKGWTLDRDENGRFFVDLMWSCGRTSFSDPNLMAPGSSGCHSPVQSTLPDKLKFTDQAMIYDLVMEWQMPVKDGYSKAEIGLRKIDRAMSNNKKLSTDQKARIISFAKQAQDILDKVQKDGSWGVHGPKYSLKLVDEALIYVEQATDILEGRTK; translated from the coding sequence ATGTGCGCTGTGCCTAATCTAGCTGCATCGGACAAGCATGAAGAGCCTTTTGTTCAAGGAGAAACATTCCAAAATGATGGCGTTTCACCAAGAACATTGGAAGACTATGTTGGACATGAGAAAGAGTATTGGGAGTATTTAAAGAAAAATCACCCTGTATTTAAATATGAAAAAGATGGAAGATTGGTCGGTAAATACGGCTTAAGTGACCGTGTTGAAGAGTTTATCGAGATAAACCAAGGTCCTGCTTATGCGAAAGAGAACAATATGGAGCATACTGCTGTTACATATCGTCTTGGCATGGAGTCATTCCTTGACTTCCCTAACAAATTTGTTGGACATAAAAAATGCGGCGAGTGCCACCCCGCTCAATATATGCAATGGGAGCGTTCACGTCACGCTAAAACCGTAAGATGGCCAGAAGAGCTTGATGAGGTTGGAGGAGACGTTAAAAAAGGACTTCCTGGAGCACTTCCTACAACTCCTATTCTAACAACAGGTATCGAGCCTGATGATATATTTGCTATCATCGGAACACCAAGAACAAAATATGGCTTCCTTGACAAATGGTTAGTTCGTGGTACATATCACGTTGAGGATGGAAAATTAAGCGATCTTACCGGTAAACTAGTAGCTGGTGGTAACCAATACTCAGTTTTATGGGCTAAATTCCTAACTCCTGAAATGGCTAAAAAGATAGCAGAATTCTCTCCAGGGTTCCCTACCAAAATGGAAGATTTCGGTAAGAGCGGTTCTCATATGTGGGGTATGAACTCATATGGTGCTTCAAATAGAAAGAATTTCAAATTCCAACCAGCAAGTGCATATTGCGAAATTTGTCATACATTTAAATTTGACTTCAAAACTAAAGACGAATTCTATGCAGCTCTTGGTGATTCTAAGAAATTAAGAGAGCATACTATAACAAAAGGTATTAGCTGCGAGGAGTGTCACGGTGCTGGTGCTCACTTGTATGGTGCTAGAGGTGCTGGTATGCCAAGCAATTGCGAAAGATGTCACCAAAGATTTGCTTGGCATAAAGCTGATGCTGAAAAGAACCCAAGAAAACAATTTAACGCATACTTTAAATCATCTTGTCCATCATGCGGAACAGAGGGTGCTCAAATGTTTAGCTCCGCTCACTATGACGAGGGTATGAGATGTAGTACTTGCCACGATCCACACGAAGTTACAGCTAACGATTGGAAAGATGGCTATACTCTAACAGGTCTAAAAAAGACTTGCGAAGACTGCCACGAAGTTCAAAAGAGCTTCTTTAAACAAGGCGGAATTCACGCGAAAGACAATTGTACAGGATGTCATATGCCTAATATGATGAGTTGTGAGAACTTCGCAGCTGTTCAAAACCCTGATAAAGCTGGATTTGATAACGTTCGTGCAGCACACATCTGGAACATCATGGTTGATAAAGATAGAAAATCAATCAACCCACCTGAAGGCAAACCAAGAGATCCTATGACCGTAAAAGGCTGGACACTTGATAGAGATGAAAACGGAAGATTCTTCGTTGACTTGATGTGGTCATGCGGTAGAACAAGCTTTAGCGATCCTAACCTAATGGCTCCTGGATCTAGCGGTTGCCATAGCCCTGTTCAATCAACATTGCCTGATAAGCTTAAATTTACAGATCAAGCTATGATCTATGATTTGGTTATGGAGTGGCAAATGCCTGTAAAAGATGGATATTCAAAAGCTGAGATCGGACTTAGAAAAATAGATAGAGCAATGAGCAACAATAAAAAACTATCTACAGATCAAAAAGCTAGAATTATATCTTTTGCAAAACAAGCGCAAGACATACTAGATAAAGTACAAAAAGACGGCTCTTGGGGCGTTCACGGTCCTAAATATTCTTTAAAACTAGTTGATGAAGCTTTGATTTACGTTGAGCAAGCAACTGATATCTTAGAAGGTAGAACAAAATAA
- a CDS encoding rhodanese-like domain-containing protein, whose product MDSPLNFGIEGAKSLSINQAEKMLGQKDTYFIDMSSPAGRISGHIPGAILNNADDLNISLLPKDKKAHLIFYCDNRMSFDSSVAAKVAKSQGYENIYILNDGIEGWIIAGNKFEKPGKARKQLTKEKIEDYDDGIHGGMLFGKIPSCRDCHSSDKIPFASKEQREELFKDKAFVNDNCMSCHKDVKKDFMGSVHDENAHKNLAPDKELPNCSDCHSVHTAGAKMHLDIKQLSEQKCGSCHEEQQKHYHDTFHGKALLLNKPGEAPRVAACFDCHGTHNVFKIDDPRSTLAMTENRIKTCSECHPNANANFVSFVAHADHTDGEKFPLLHSAYIFMTGLVIAVFAFFGFHTFLWSIRLIRMRLENPVAWKKAREAAHHDRVKVKRFSAFHMWQHFFMAASFLGLAFSGLPQKFYTAPWAQDMMNLMGGPIMATQIHHISAVIMFAVFFSHIAEIMMNLGKFKIFGEDSLMPNLQDFRDMKDHFMWFIGKGERPQFDRWTYWEKFDYLAVFWGMFIIGLSGLILWFPNWFGNFLPGWMINLSTLVHSDEALLATGFIFAIHFFNTHFRADRFPMDTVIFSGSLTAEEMRQERSKWYDRLMKNGMLEKLIEKEDKFASYSLLAKLAGYAMLITGMVFLFMMIYAFIA is encoded by the coding sequence ATGGATTCGCCTCTGAATTTCGGTATTGAGGGCGCAAAATCTCTTAGTATAAATCAAGCCGAGAAGATGCTTGGTCAAAAAGATACATACTTTATTGATATGAGTTCACCGGCTGGTCGTATATCCGGGCACATTCCTGGTGCGATCTTAAATAATGCAGATGATTTAAACATATCGCTATTGCCAAAAGATAAAAAGGCTCATTTGATATTTTACTGCGATAACAGAATGAGTTTTGATAGTAGCGTTGCAGCAAAAGTTGCTAAAAGTCAAGGCTATGAGAACATCTATATTCTTAATGATGGTATAGAGGGATGGATTATAGCTGGAAATAAATTTGAAAAACCTGGCAAAGCTAGGAAACAATTAACAAAAGAGAAGATAGAAGATTACGATGATGGAATCCACGGCGGTATGCTTTTTGGAAAAATTCCATCTTGTAGAGATTGCCATAGCTCAGATAAAATTCCATTTGCTTCAAAAGAGCAACGTGAAGAGCTTTTTAAAGATAAGGCATTTGTAAACGACAATTGTATGAGCTGTCATAAAGATGTCAAAAAAGACTTTATGGGCAGTGTTCACGATGAGAACGCTCATAAAAATTTAGCTCCTGATAAAGAGCTTCCAAATTGTAGTGATTGTCACTCTGTGCACACAGCTGGTGCTAAAATGCATCTTGATATCAAACAGCTTAGCGAGCAAAAGTGCGGTTCTTGTCACGAAGAACAACAAAAGCATTATCATGATACATTCCATGGTAAAGCACTGCTATTAAATAAACCTGGTGAAGCACCAAGGGTTGCTGCGTGTTTTGATTGTCACGGAACACACAACGTATTTAAGATCGACGATCCTAGATCGACTCTAGCTATGACAGAAAATCGTATCAAGACATGTTCTGAGTGTCACCCTAACGCAAACGCAAATTTCGTTAGCTTCGTAGCTCACGCAGACCATACCGATGGCGAGAAATTCCCGCTGCTTCACTCTGCGTATATATTTATGACAGGTCTTGTGATAGCGGTATTTGCATTCTTTGGTTTCCATACATTCTTGTGGTCGATTAGACTAATCAGAATGAGACTTGAAAATCCGGTCGCTTGGAAAAAAGCAAGAGAAGCAGCTCACCACGATAGAGTTAAGGTAAAACGCTTTAGCGCATTCCATATGTGGCAACACTTCTTTATGGCTGCATCGTTCCTTGGACTTGCATTCTCGGGTTTGCCGCAAAAATTCTATACGGCTCCTTGGGCTCAAGATATGATGAATTTAATGGGCGGACCTATCATGGCTACTCAAATTCACCATATATCAGCGGTAATAATGTTTGCAGTGTTCTTCAGCCACATAGCTGAGATCATGATGAACCTAGGCAAATTTAAAATATTTGGTGAAGATAGCTTGATGCCAAATCTTCAAGACTTTAGAGATATGAAAGATCACTTCATGTGGTTTATCGGTAAGGGCGAAAGACCTCAGTTTGACCGCTGGACATACTGGGAGAAATTCGACTACCTTGCGGTGTTCTGGGGTATGTTTATCATAGGACTTTCAGGTCTTATATTATGGTTTCCTAACTGGTTTGGTAACTTCTTACCGGGATGGATGATCAACCTATCAACTCTAGTTCACTCAGACGAAGCGTTGCTAGCGACAGGATTTATCTTCGCTATCCACTTCTTTAATACTCACTTTAGAGCAGACCGCTTCCCAATGGATACGGTAATCTTCTCAGGAAGCCTAACTGCCGAAGAGATGAGACAAGAAAGAAGCAAGTGGTATGACCGCTTGATGAAGAACGGAATGCTAGAAAAGCTTATCGAAAAAGAGGACAAGTTTGCTTCATACTCTCTGCTTGCCAAACTTGCAGGTTATGCTATGCTAATTACTGGTATGGTGTTCTTGTTTATGATGATTTACGCTTTTATAGCTTAA
- a CDS encoding GntP family permease, whose protein sequence is MGGIGLIVCFLIAIALMIWLISKVGVHPFLAIMVVSLALAIVADIDLAKIPGIIGNGFSGIFKSIGIVIIFGALIGMALEKTGAALKLADIVIKCVGEKRPEMAMLIMGWIVGIPVFCDSGFVVLDPIRRAIKEKISANPVGMAVALSGGLYTSHVFIPPTPGPIAAAGLVGVGGNLLLVIMVGMVVSIPVLIAAYAYAKYIGTKITLKEDMQDIGKSYDEIIKSHGVLPSAFLSLAPIFAPIVLMALGSIVKMAKLQGGFANFMLFLGNPVIALGIGVIFAVVLLAKTGKIGEFNLMTNDTLKIVGPILFITAAGGVLGKVIAEAGFVEFMKQNAHIIGSVGIFFPFIISAIIKTAQGSSTVALTTTAAIMGLFTDGTSMMATLGLTTEMGAVLTVMAIAAGAMTVSHANDSYFWVVTNFSQMTPEQGYKTQTTLTLIMGLVGILTVWIASLILL, encoded by the coding sequence ATGGGTGGTATTGGTTTAATCGTGTGTTTTCTTATAGCTATCGCTTTGATGATATGGCTTATATCCAAAGTCGGAGTTCATCCATTTCTTGCTATTATGGTTGTATCTTTAGCTCTTGCTATAGTAGCTGACATTGATCTTGCTAAAATTCCTGGTATTATAGGAAATGGATTTAGTGGAATATTTAAAAGTATAGGCATAGTTATTATTTTTGGTGCACTTATAGGTATGGCGCTGGAAAAAACAGGCGCAGCGCTGAAATTAGCAGATATTGTTATAAAATGTGTTGGCGAGAAAAGACCTGAAATGGCGATGCTTATCATGGGCTGGATTGTTGGAATTCCAGTTTTTTGCGATAGTGGATTTGTTGTACTTGACCCAATTCGTCGCGCCATCAAAGAAAAGATAAGTGCGAATCCTGTCGGTATGGCTGTAGCACTATCAGGAGGTCTTTATACATCTCACGTATTTATTCCTCCTACTCCGGGACCTATTGCTGCAGCGGGACTTGTAGGTGTCGGTGGAAATTTACTATTAGTGATTATGGTTGGCATGGTAGTGTCTATACCTGTTCTTATTGCTGCATACGCCTATGCAAAATACATAGGAACTAAGATAACTTTAAAAGAGGATATGCAAGATATTGGAAAGAGCTATGATGAGATTATTAAAAGTCATGGTGTGCTACCAAGTGCTTTTTTAAGCCTTGCCCCTATCTTTGCTCCTATTGTCTTAATGGCACTTGGTTCAATTGTGAAGATGGCTAAACTTCAAGGCGGTTTTGCAAATTTTATGCTGTTTTTGGGAAACCCTGTAATAGCTCTTGGTATAGGTGTAATTTTTGCTGTTGTATTACTAGCAAAAACAGGCAAGATTGGCGAATTCAATCTAATGACAAACGACACTTTAAAAATAGTGGGTCCGATTTTATTTATAACTGCGGCAGGCGGTGTTCTTGGCAAAGTTATTGCAGAAGCCGGATTTGTTGAATTTATGAAACAAAATGCTCATATAATAGGCTCTGTAGGCATATTTTTCCCGTTTATTATCTCGGCTATCATAAAAACCGCACAAGGAAGCTCAACAGTAGCTCTTACTACAACGGCTGCTATTATGGGACTTTTCACCGATGGAACATCTATGATGGCTACTTTGGGTCTTACTACGGAGATGGGCGCGGTGCTAACCGTAATGGCTATAGCTGCTGGTGCGATGACAGTTTCTCATGCCAATGATAGCTATTTCTGGGTTGTAACCAACTTTAGCCAGATGACGCCCGAGCAAGGATATAAAACTCAAACTACTCTTACGCTAATAATGGGTCTTGTAGGTATTTTAACCGTATGGATAGCTTCACTTATATTGCTATAG
- a CDS encoding glycerate kinase yields MRVLVAVDSFKGSLSSLEVGKAVKEGIKNLCDEVIVKPIADGGEGSVEALADALGGTYVDAIVQNPLGEKIPARYALAGDLGILEMASASGLTLVEPNRRNPMKTSTYGFGQMILHAIHKGARKFIIGIGGSATNDAGTGMLSALGYEFYDEDSNLLEGIGENLIKITRISESNVLPELKECEFLIACDVDNPLFGKNGAAYIYGPQKGANEQMVKELDAGLISFASATSEYFSSEFWNFKGAGAAGGLGFGFVSYLNAKLKSGIDIITEEIRLEDEIKKADLVITGEGRMDYQSAMGKTPIGVAKIAKKHNKPVVSIAGCVKEDARICNENGIDAFFSILNEPMTLNEAMDENTTRENIRRVCEQVIRLYKL; encoded by the coding sequence ATGAGGGTTTTGGTCGCGGTAGATTCTTTTAAAGGATCGCTCAGCTCACTTGAGGTTGGCAAAGCAGTAAAAGAAGGCATAAAAAACTTATGTGATGAGGTTATAGTAAAGCCTATAGCAGATGGCGGAGAGGGAAGTGTAGAAGCTCTTGCGGATGCGCTTGGCGGAACTTATGTAGACGCGATAGTTCAAAATCCACTAGGCGAGAAAATCCCTGCTAGATACGCTTTGGCAGGAGATCTTGGAATATTGGAAATGGCAAGCGCAAGCGGACTTACTCTTGTAGAGCCAAATCGCAGAAATCCTATGAAGACTAGCACATATGGTTTTGGACAGATGATACTTCATGCGATTCATAAGGGTGCAAGAAAGTTTATAATAGGTATAGGCGGAAGCGCAACCAATGACGCAGGAACAGGTATGCTAAGTGCGCTTGGATATGAATTTTATGATGAAGACAGTAATTTGTTAGAAGGAATCGGTGAAAATTTGATAAAAATCACTAGAATTTCAGAATCTAATGTGTTGCCAGAGCTTAAAGAGTGCGAGTTTTTAATAGCCTGTGATGTTGACAATCCTCTTTTTGGTAAAAACGGAGCCGCTTACATTTATGGACCTCAAAAAGGAGCTAATGAGCAGATGGTAAAAGAGCTTGATGCAGGACTTATAAGTTTTGCAAGCGCCACAAGTGAGTATTTTTCTAGCGAATTTTGGAATTTTAAAGGTGCAGGCGCTGCCGGAGGATTGGGGTTTGGATTTGTTAGCTATCTAAACGCCAAGCTAAAGTCAGGAATTGATATTATTACAGAAGAGATTAGACTTGAGGATGAGATTAAAAAGGCGGATCTTGTAATAACCGGAGAAGGCAGAATGGACTATCAGAGTGCTATGGGTAAGACACCTATAGGTGTTGCAAAAATAGCTAAAAAACACAACAAGCCAGTAGTTTCAATAGCAGGATGCGTAAAAGAAGATGCTAGAATCTGCAATGAAAATGGTATAGATGCTTTTTTTAGTATCTTAAATGAGCCTATGACTCTCAATGAAGCAATGGATGAAAATACTACAAGAGAGAACATAAGGCGAGTTTGCGAGCAAGTAATTAGGCTCTATAAATTATAA
- a CDS encoding YceI family protein, whose translation MKKFIKFSVLAALCASFLNAASYEIDKSHSDLGFMVRHLKISKVRGNFQQYNALIDYDKASNELKALEVSIDANSINTQNQKRDEHLKNNDFFDTPKFDKITFKMTKFEKEGSNEGKIYGDLTIKGVKKPIKLDFEYHGDSKNMSGAEVIGFSVNGDLKREDFGIGEKFPDAMVSNKVELKIEVEAKAK comes from the coding sequence ATGAAAAAATTTATCAAATTTTCTGTTTTAGCAGCGCTTTGCGCAAGCTTTTTAAATGCAGCAAGCTATGAAATAGATAAATCTCATAGCGACTTGGGATTTATGGTTAGACACCTAAAAATTTCAAAAGTTCGAGGAAATTTTCAACAATATAATGCCTTAATCGACTATGATAAAGCATCAAATGAGCTAAAAGCACTTGAGGTTAGCATAGACGCAAATTCTATTAACACACAAAATCAAAAGAGAGACGAGCATTTAAAGAATAATGATTTTTTCGATACGCCCAAATTTGACAAAATCACATTTAAAATGACTAAATTTGAAAAAGAAGGTTCAAACGAAGGTAAAATTTATGGTGACTTAACCATAAAAGGTGTTAAAAAGCCTATTAAGCTAGACTTTGAGTATCATGGAGATAGTAAAAACATGAGCGGCGCAGAGGTAATAGGCTTTAGTGTAAATGGGGATTTAAAAAGAGAGGATTTTGGCATAGGTGAAAAATTCCCTGATGCAATGGTTTCAAACAAAGTTGAGCTTAAAATAGAAGTAGAAGCTAAAGCGAAATAA